GCTACTGTATCACACTTTATTACATACTTACTAATAAATACAGTGTTTTTGCATACGCGATACAGCTAACTTTATAACACCAGTATCagcctccggggctgatacgGATTCTGCAGGGCTGATATCGATCTAGGCCTacagggctgatacggatccgtatcgcACCCCTTGCGGAACCACTCTGGTTTTTACTCTTTCAGAAATGGGCCGTATTACAGTTACTCTTTTCGGAACACCTCTGCTTTTTACCGCTTCGGCGTTTGTGTACATTTGCAGACGGTAAAACTGTAAAATGGATCTCAATGAAAGAACATTCGAATTGCTTGGAAATAGACTAAGTGAATTGGAATACATGTCTGGACTTAACGACACTGTAAGTGAAAAAACTGATTATGTTACGCTGGATTTGTTAGATTCGAGTCTAGGCCTAAGTGTAGAGTCTGTAGATGAAAACCTCGAACTTGTAACGTCAGCTGGTATGCCCGATGTTGAAACTGAAAGGGAAAACGTGACAGACACACAAGAAGATTCTACATTTGAGTTTGTAAGGGGCCTTCAAAATACCAATACGCGTAGAAAAACTGAATCTGACTTGAGGAAATTTAATGATTACCTAACGAAGAACGGTGAACACAGAAACCCGGAGGAAATTCCGGTTTATGACCTGGATACGCATTTGGCAAGGTTCTTCATGAATGCAAAAAAAGCAAGCGGCGAGGATTATGAACCCGACACGTTAAAGTCTATCCAAGGGAGTGTGAACCGTTATTTGGCCGAGAAGAAGTTGAACATAAACATCATTACGGATAAGGAGTTCAAACATTCTCGCGATGTACTTTTGTCAAAACGAAAGTTGCTTAGACAGCTGGGAAAGGGAAATCGTGAAAAACGAGCAGACCCCCTAACGCCAGAGGAAATCGATCTTCTTTATGAAAGGAATCTTCTTGGAACTAGTAATTTATGATTTAGTTCTGACTCacttaaacttaattttttttatgtcagataaaatgtcaacaagaaaaatacaaactCATCAATTTGACAAGAAAAACTTACAATGTCTTTTTCTTTACATGTAATAGGCCAACAACTAATATTgtctttgaaattgttttcagGAGATCCCAAGTCACTGATAAATGTTTTGTATCTTAACAATACAATGCATTTTGGAATGAGAAGCGGAGCTGAACATGTCAGTCTTAGATGGGGTGATGTGCAGCAAAAGGTCACCTCGACTGGAGAGGAATATTTAGAATATAGAGAGAGATCAACAAAGACAAGAACTGGGGTCACAAGTGAGAGTCGGAGTTTTGCACCAAAGATGTTTGAAAATAGAGGTACATATTGCCAGATTTATGAAACCTTTATTTGTTAACCTGAGATTTATTCCTGAAACCTGAGTAGTTTGAATGTTGCATATAGATTAGTATATGGCTCTCTATACATAAactacatatatgttttgtcatttAAGATAATCCCCGATGCCCTGTGTTAGCGTATAAGGAGTTTTCAAGGAGAAGACCAGAACAGATGAACAACCCCGAGTCGCGATTTTACTTAGGAGTTTCAAGGCACCCTGAAAAAGCTTGGTATGTCAACCAACCAATGGGAAAGAATACGATTGGCAACATTGTGAAGGTCATGTGTGAGGCAGGGGGAATCCAAGGAAGAAAAGTTAACCACAGCGCAAGAAAGACAGCCATTAGTTCCCTAGTACATGCTGGTGTCCCCCCAACCATAATTCAGCAGCTGTCCGGCCATAAGAATGTTAACTCTATTAATAATTACAGCATTGCCTCCAATGAACAGCAGAGGCACATGTCTTCTATTCTTACAAACTATTCATCTAGTTGCTCAGAACCACCAGTCACAGAATTTGACAGTTCCTCTTCATCCCTTGATAAATGTAGCTCAGCTCTGCCATCCACCAGTGTGGTGCCTTCATCAAACACTGATGATATTATTCATCAAACACTGACTGAAATAAGTTCCTATGAAAATCAACCCATAATGAAAGAGCATGTCTTTGGCAATTTTAGGGGGGCCAATATTTCTGGCAATGTTATATTTAACTTCTCTTCCAAACAACCAAAATCCCTTAAGAGATGTAGAGTCATCTACAGTGATTCAGAGTCAGATTAAGAAAAAGGAACTAGATCTGTGATATCTtgtaaatatgttcaaatattCAAAGTGAAGTTGTGTTATAGCTAAAAtaactgtgatattttctttgttattaaattttgttattgttaaaaaatatatatgattatttGTGTTTAAATTATCTGTTAAATTTACCAGtaatgtgttaaattttgtctttatacatgtatcatattgtttaaaatgaattttgaatcatttatgtTTATAAGAAAAAGGAACTGCAGGGTCTGTTAtatcttgtaaatatatatatatttatgttcaaatattaaaagtgaAGTtgttttatagctataaatgtgatattttctttgttattaaattttgttattgttaaaCAATATGAAAGTTTATGTGTTCAAATTATCTATTAAGTTGTTGTTTGTTATAATTGTGTTAAATTAtgtctttatacatgtatcatattgtttaaaaatgaaatatcatttatgTTCATATTCTCTGTTGAAGTTGTTGTTATTAAACAAACTACATTGTTAatctaaattgtttttgttttctgtatGTTATTagtaagtatgtaataaatttaataatacatacccttttccatatcacaccctgtatcagccctcgaccaatatcagccctcgggccttcggccctcgggctgatattggaatCTCGGGCTGATACAGggtgtgatatggaaaagggtatgtaatATTCTCTATGTATCACACTGTACACCCATTGTACAGAGCTACTGTATCACACTGTATCACACCGTACACCCATTGTACAGAGCTACTGTACCACACTGTATCACACTGTACACCCATTGTACAGAGCTACTGTACCTCACTGTATCACACTGTACACCCATTGTACAGAGCTACTGTACCTCACTGTATCACACTGTACACCCATTGCACAGAGCTACTGTAGCTCACTGTATCACACTGTACACCCATTGTACAGAGCTACTGTACcacactgtatcccactgtacccTACTGTACAGAGCCACTGTACTCTACTGGACAGCACTGTACCTACCCACTGACCAGCTatgtacctcactgtacaccactgtacagggtactgacaaacactgtacaccactgtaacccactgtaccaatttttttttataagttatttatatgtttgagtaatgaattgaatatttactttatttgagaccaaaatctggatttgttttgattctttcTTATTGCTTACAGGAGAGAAAATGGGCTTCTATTTCTTTCAGTTCATATAAAATTACAAGCTAGGTCAGGATCTTTTTCCAGGGAAAGGGCAGGGATATCATCGATTTCGGGGGAAGCTTAGACATATTTTGAATAGTTGTACaatgtaagttttaaaaaactaaattatcttctgccccccccccctcccctatCCTCCAATCCGTGCATGTATTAAAAACCCAGAATCCAATTACCATACAAAATAAAGCAACTTATCCAATTTAAAGGGGaaagtatttatatatatttcaatatcaattttctAGTAACTAAATATTTAgttggttttatttttggttttatttttacaatgaatttaattttatcaataagtATTGTCAAATGAATATTagtttacatgtaacattaaagtttcaaaattcAGAGAATTCAAAACTATGTATtacattttatagataaaaaaaatccaccatAGTGCTCaacatactgatttttttttcaagtgagAGAACATAACTTATTGGTCTatactttaaaatgtctttgaagttttacttcaAAGGAAGATCCGTGAGGCAGTGTCTGTGTATTTTATCAGTCAATTAATCTCTACATCATTCGAGCTTGAcgttaacgaggccgggtctaatttgttctgccctagatttttgaatgaaaattttcacataaatttctactgatataatgattattttaagataaataaataagacatgtacatttaccacaccgtttgtttaagggtcatctcaaagtttgttaatttttaacataggactctatgggattttgcttgaaatgtatcaattttgcatatattttacaatttttttaaacttctgccgtagggatttctttttctgttctacatattaaagttattgctaaaaggcatcaaatggtcaaataaaaaaatcctttcacctcctggtttgttccaggggtcttatcaaagttgttttttgtatgctcAATTTCCCATTTTGTCAGAAAATGGCTATttattatttgacaaaggcggaaatggtgatctttatagtattattaaaacattgtaaGATACGTACATCAATTAACATAATGTTTGGATCTGTGAGAAGTTCACACGCTATGTTAGCTCTCTTTTTCTCGCCTCCACTCAATCCACGATGCATGAAGTCACCAATGACtaaaattaagtaatttcatataatatgataatagtaCTGTCCTTTACAAAAGTTGTCATGaacaaattttgatttctgctaatctaaatttttgtaaaggacagtaCGACATATCTTCTTTAGAAAGATTAGTATGAAATGTtgccaaagtttttttttattttcatcatacGTACATACATATGTAAAACCAATACAAACACCATTAAGATTGTCTTACTTGTGTCCAGACAATCTCTTAAATGAAGCGCATCCACAATTTCATCGATTCGCGCCATTTTGTCTGCTTTTGACACGTGATCAGGAAGTCGAATCATTGCGGTAAACTTTGAGTCGCATGAAAAAAACAAGGAATCACCTCTTAAATCTACACAAAATCATTCATCATTCATTTATGTTATatctttgaaatacatgtacatgtattgtatgaaACGAAATACGAAGCCAAATTACTTACGTATAATGTCTCCCTCAGAGTGAGTTTTGTCAAAAAAATGTCACTCTGTATTACGTAAGCAAGTTTTCGCTTTTGTAACTTTGTAAAGGGCTTTCCATTCACAGTTACAGTTCCTGATGACATTGGAAGATCCCCTGCCAGAATGTTTAGGAGAGATGTTTTTCCCGAACCTTGGACgtaatgaaatttatttcaacatttttgtataCAGTTTAATCCCTAGAATGCATGGTGGTTTAAATTTCAACGAATTTCACCCTCGACCCTaaataagcccccccccccccccgaaaaaaacaCAATTTGCAAGCATTGGCCCCAACGAATCTAAATAATTTCACACTGTAATATTCTTCCGATTTAAACTTTTGGGACAAAAATGTACACATcttgtacatgcatgtaattttgTGACACGAAATGTCGTCTACACCAGATACAATGTAGGTACTTTGATGCAGTTTGCATAGTCTAAAACATCAAAACCACTTCTAACGTCTGTTAAAATTATCAGTGTATTACTAATACATTTACCAATTGCTAAATACTTATACTACAAAATTCTACATAACGAGTTAATAACTCGCAATAACGAAATCTTTTCTCGTAAAAACGAGATAATTTACTAATAATAACGAGATTTTTTCTCGATATAACGAGATTAACGAGATATTTTTTCGTAATAGCGaaataattaactcgtaataacatAACGTGATCTTTATGTCGTAAGTACGATATCTTTTCTCGCTATTACGAGATAAACATACTTTTCTATATgaccctattcgtctttcgtatgTACGTGAAAAAcccttttaaaagttttgaaacaGTTCCTACATGTGTTGtaaatcattaattatttacAGTTTATCATTTAGAAACTTTTAGATTCTCACCTGAGGGACCCATGATCGCCAAAATCTGTCCACTTTTGGCTTCTCCATTGATGTTTGTAAGAATGGCCTTTTCTTTCAAAGTCAGACTAATATCAGTGAAAGTTAGATGGGTGTCCTTTGCTTTTGTCTTCATTTCGactgaaaagaaaattatattaattttttttaaaagtacatgagCGAGCTAACTTACCGCACTCTTATTCCCATTACCTGACAATGTTACACATAATGAATGACAAGGTACGCATTAAATACACACGGTTATATTTCGGTCGGAACGAAGGTAACGGTGTCTGATTTTCATTTTGGACGgcgttgatacatgtatttgtgtcaTGTTATTTATGGTTGAATAAAttatactggcactgtaccagttatcggctaagaccagttatcggctaaactgtgGGTTCGGGTTTATCACACGCAAATAtccgagattttttaattcagtcgtctgtttcgaataaagaaaaggaagtttgcttgaaaactttcttcaatatgttttaaacatgtgctttaacgatcattgtttaccgctgatttacatctttgaaCTTTCAGCTGTTGGGGAAGTGatgtaataagttaaaaatagaatatgacctctttgtgatacgtaattatatcccttctttgatttggcatataatatcattacatataacatttataaacaaaaggaactCACTGTATTCCGAGAGATTCATGGCGCAGTTGAATGCCTGATTGTATAAATATGTATTGATTAGCGTAAGATtttgtgtattaccgtatgataataaacgaacaattttatgagttttgtttacgTATAATTACCCCTACGACCTTTAGGCTGACCCCGCAAGGGACATAATTCAATTTACACTttgcagaatataaaatcaacatgtacaagGATTATACTATggtattatcacgaagccgataactggtacagtaaatcataaaacctcggcaaattcggggcgtgctaaAAAGCACAGAAACAATATGCTTTGGCTTCTAAATGATGATTTAATCTAACCGATGGATAAATAAAGAGTTCACAATTTAAAGTATGAAAAGTTTTATTccaatatatcaagaaataaggaaacacgaaaagaaaacgtaaaattatagccgataactggtacagggCCAGTAAACTTTACATAGTTTGTTCTCAACACAAGGCAAGCGTTCCGAGCGTTACAGTATATTCAACAAAACATCGGTTTGTAACACTGAAGTATGTTAAATAgaagggttgatccaaaagaaATGTCACTCTTTGTACCGTGCTTCTTACTGGAGCTGTATTGtcaaaaatgatacatcaaaattttCCGTATCtaaattctaatttgaattaaaatttctcacaggatgaatctctgccattccgtcaattgaaaggtgactgaagGGTAACttaaaggtgactgaatggcatatctgtgccattcagtcacctttccagaccattcagttaccTTTCAATTGACGGAATgacagagattcatcctgtgtctattaaattttgttgaacTCTTAATTAACGAGATATTGATGTTTTTAGTATGATATATACGTGACAACGCCGCGTCATGAATTTACGTCtttttttaaggtttgtattttttaataaattacaagcttcaaaatttgaaaaagctCCAAACAACAGAATGTTTTGAAACAGATATAATATAGACttctaattgtttaaaaaaaaaagtagggaACACTACCGTGCATTTCAGATATCTACGCAATGCCTTTTGTCTCTAGTTCAAGGAATAAAAAGGCTGAACATGCGAATAGTGATACGACCTCTACGTAGTTCCAATATCTAATAAAAGCATAGGCCCCTAtgtcatataaataaatacattggaTAGAA
This portion of the Magallana gigas chromosome 7, xbMagGiga1.1, whole genome shotgun sequence genome encodes:
- the LOC117692838 gene encoding uncharacterized protein, whose translation is MDLNERTFELLGNRLSELEYMSGLNDTVSEKTDYVTLDLLDSSLGLSVESVDENLELVTSAGMPDVETERENVTDTQEDSTFEFVRGLQNTNTRRKTESDLRKFNDYLTKNGEHRNPEEIPVYDLDTHLARFFMNAKKASGEDYEPDTLKSIQGSVNRYLAEKKLNINIITDKEFKHSRDVLLSKRKLLRQLGKGNREKRADPLTPEEIDLLYERNLLGTRDPKSLINVLYLNNTMHFGMRSGAEHVSLRWGDVQQKVTSTGEEYLEYRERSTKTRTGVTSESRSFAPKMFENRDNPRCPVLAYKEFSRRRPEQMNNPESRFYLGVSRHPEKAWYVNQPMGKNTIGNIVKVMCEAGGIQGRKVNHSARKTAISSLVHAGVPPTIIQQLSGHKNVNSINNYSIASNEQQRHMSSILTNYSSSCSEPPVTEFDSSSSSLDKCSSALPSTSVVPSSNTDDIIHQTLTEISSYENQPIMKEHVFGNFRGANISGNVIFNFSSKQPKSLKRCRVIYSDSESD